A window of Phyllopteryx taeniolatus isolate TA_2022b chromosome 19, UOR_Ptae_1.2, whole genome shotgun sequence contains these coding sequences:
- the LOC133469233 gene encoding leucine zipper putative tumor suppressor 2 homolog isoform X1: MALVQAPPIPAEPHDPGHTARSRRRHRSGPSPPINASATAAVDLTSRPYRDRRVRRGTSLPGAESPQEHFLHNRSPPALRTSDSGREKWNYVDDWNDHHMAPASPTRYQDEIKEGLNGNVGGPPPKLIPVSGKLEKKMEKTVLRPTAFKPVVPKSRGTMQYLSPRHSANVPENGLLGAAHRELSPSGSERRSSYSAGRSGGGSSGHSCSLSDSGRNSLSSLAAGEGTAGGHPEATKSTPCAGVNGHSNSDSGRSSSSKSTGSVSGRGQPLSDCGSGGRSPGAAEGYEGIIRDLEDKLREREAELQLLRDNLDDNEAAICQVYEEKQKRFELGLEELRQSCATRMQAASQKAQRTQQVLQMQVHQLQQEKKKLQEDFAQLLKEREQLEERCTSYEHDKIQLGPRLEETEWEVCQKSGEISLLKQQLKEAQVDLAQRAGEVASLRGQLRDTCGELSGVQALLQEAGSVARSRAAELEVCENELQRRKSEADLLREKAARLEGELSHLREPEGERDALRGLAEHLQGELALERQRAERQVSGFEEERQTWQEEKDKVLRYQQQLQQNYVSMYQNNRQLELLLRDLSQELESRDHDDDDGSGNEIVFDEVAATEI; the protein is encoded by the exons ATGGCGTTGGTTCAGGCTCCGCCCATCCCCGCTGAGCCACACGACCCGGGTCACACCGCACGCTCCCGCAGAAGACACCGTTCGGGACCCTCTCCTCCCATCAATGCCTCGGCGACCGCCGCTGTGGATCTCACATCACGTCCCTACCGGGACCGACGAGTCCGACGGGGAACTTCCTTACCGGGCGCGGAGTCTCCTCAGGAGCACTTCTTGCACAACCGcagtcctccagcacttaggACTTCCGACAGTGGGCGGGAGAAGTGGAACTATGTGGACGACTGGAATGACCACCATATGGCACCCGCCAGCCCGACGAGATACCAAGACGAGATAAAAGAGGGCTTGAATGGGAACGTCGGGGGACCGCCCCCAAAACTCATACCGGTGTCGGGAAAACTGGAAAAG AAGATGGAGAAAACGGTGCTGCGGCCCACCGCCTTCAAACCGGTGGTCCCCAAGAGCCGTGGCACCATGCAGTACCTGTCCCCCCGACACAGTGCCAACGTACCGGAGAATGGCCTGCTGGGCGCCGCTCACCGGGAGCTGTCACCGTCCGGCTCCGAGAGGCGCAGCTCGTACAGCGCGGGGCGGAGCGGCGGCGGAAGCAGCGGCCACTCCTGCTCGCTGTCCGACTCAGGACGCAACTCGCTCTCCAGTCTGGCGGCGGGAGAGGGGACGGCGGGGGGTCACCCAGAGGCGACCAAAAGCACCCCCTGCGCGGGGGTCAACGGGCACTCCAACTCGGACAGTGGCCGCTCGTCCTCCAGCAAGAGCACCGGGTCCGTCAGCGGGCGGGGTCAGCCACTGTCGGACTGCGGGTCTGGTGGGCGGTCGCCAGGGGCGGCGGAAGGCTACGAGGGCATCATCAGGGACCTGGAGGACAAGCTGAGGGAGAGAGAGGCGGAGCTCCAGCTACTTCGAGACAACCTGGACGACAACGAGGCCGCTATCTGTCAG GTCTACGAAGAGAAGCAGAAGCGTTTTGAGCTGGGTCTGGAGGAGCTGCGGCAGAGCTGCGCCACCAGGATGCAGGCGGCGTCCCAGAAGGCGCAGCGAACCCAGCAGGTGCTTCAGATGCAG GTTCATCAGCTGcagcaggagaagaagaagctgcAGGAGGACTTTGCGCAGCTCCTGAAGGAGCGAGAGCAGCTGGAGGAGCGCTGCACCTCCTACGAACACGATAAAATCCAGCTGGGCCCGCGGCTGGAGGAGACAGAGTGGGAG GTGTGCCAAAAGTCAGGCGAGATCTCTCTACTGAAGCAGCAGCTGAAGGAGGCGCAGGTGGACCTGGCCCAGCGGGCGGGCGAGGTTGCGTCGCTGCGCGGGCAACTGCGTGACACATGCGGCGAGCTAAGCGGCGTCCAGGCCCTTCTGCAGGAAGCAGGCAGCGTCGCACGCTCTCGAGCCGCCGAACTGGAGGTGTGCGAGAACGAGCTGCAGCGCCGCAAGAGCGAGGCCGATCTGCTGCGGGAGAAAGCGGCACGCCTGGAGGGCGAGCTGTCCCACCTGCGGGAACCCGAGGGAGAGCGGGACGCCCTGCGGGGCCTGGCCGAGCACCTGCAGGGCGAGCTGGCTTTGGAGCGGCAGCGGGCCGAGAGGCAGGTGAGCGGATTCGAGGAGGAGAGGCAGACGTGGCAGGAAGAGAAGGACAAGGTGCTGCGCTACCAGCAGCAACTGCAGCAGAACTACGTGAGCATGTACCAAAACAACCGGCAGCTGGAGCTCCTCCTGAGGGACCTCAGCCAGGAGCTAGAGAGCCGCGaccacgacgacgacgacggcagCGGCAATGAGATAGTTTTCGATGAGGTCGCTGCCACAGAAATCTGA
- the LOC133469233 gene encoding leucine zipper putative tumor suppressor 2 homolog isoform X2: protein MALVQAPPIPAEPHDPGHTARSRRRHRSGPSPPINASATAAVDLTSRPYRDRRVRRGTSLPGAESPQEHFLHNRSPPALRTSDSGREKWNYVDDWNDHHMAPASPTRYQDEIKEGLNGNVGGPPPKLIPVSGKLEKMEKTVLRPTAFKPVVPKSRGTMQYLSPRHSANVPENGLLGAAHRELSPSGSERRSSYSAGRSGGGSSGHSCSLSDSGRNSLSSLAAGEGTAGGHPEATKSTPCAGVNGHSNSDSGRSSSSKSTGSVSGRGQPLSDCGSGGRSPGAAEGYEGIIRDLEDKLREREAELQLLRDNLDDNEAAICQVYEEKQKRFELGLEELRQSCATRMQAASQKAQRTQQVLQMQVHQLQQEKKKLQEDFAQLLKEREQLEERCTSYEHDKIQLGPRLEETEWEVCQKSGEISLLKQQLKEAQVDLAQRAGEVASLRGQLRDTCGELSGVQALLQEAGSVARSRAAELEVCENELQRRKSEADLLREKAARLEGELSHLREPEGERDALRGLAEHLQGELALERQRAERQVSGFEEERQTWQEEKDKVLRYQQQLQQNYVSMYQNNRQLELLLRDLSQELESRDHDDDDGSGNEIVFDEVAATEI, encoded by the exons ATGGCGTTGGTTCAGGCTCCGCCCATCCCCGCTGAGCCACACGACCCGGGTCACACCGCACGCTCCCGCAGAAGACACCGTTCGGGACCCTCTCCTCCCATCAATGCCTCGGCGACCGCCGCTGTGGATCTCACATCACGTCCCTACCGGGACCGACGAGTCCGACGGGGAACTTCCTTACCGGGCGCGGAGTCTCCTCAGGAGCACTTCTTGCACAACCGcagtcctccagcacttaggACTTCCGACAGTGGGCGGGAGAAGTGGAACTATGTGGACGACTGGAATGACCACCATATGGCACCCGCCAGCCCGACGAGATACCAAGACGAGATAAAAGAGGGCTTGAATGGGAACGTCGGGGGACCGCCCCCAAAACTCATACCGGTGTCGGGAAAACTGGAAAAG ATGGAGAAAACGGTGCTGCGGCCCACCGCCTTCAAACCGGTGGTCCCCAAGAGCCGTGGCACCATGCAGTACCTGTCCCCCCGACACAGTGCCAACGTACCGGAGAATGGCCTGCTGGGCGCCGCTCACCGGGAGCTGTCACCGTCCGGCTCCGAGAGGCGCAGCTCGTACAGCGCGGGGCGGAGCGGCGGCGGAAGCAGCGGCCACTCCTGCTCGCTGTCCGACTCAGGACGCAACTCGCTCTCCAGTCTGGCGGCGGGAGAGGGGACGGCGGGGGGTCACCCAGAGGCGACCAAAAGCACCCCCTGCGCGGGGGTCAACGGGCACTCCAACTCGGACAGTGGCCGCTCGTCCTCCAGCAAGAGCACCGGGTCCGTCAGCGGGCGGGGTCAGCCACTGTCGGACTGCGGGTCTGGTGGGCGGTCGCCAGGGGCGGCGGAAGGCTACGAGGGCATCATCAGGGACCTGGAGGACAAGCTGAGGGAGAGAGAGGCGGAGCTCCAGCTACTTCGAGACAACCTGGACGACAACGAGGCCGCTATCTGTCAG GTCTACGAAGAGAAGCAGAAGCGTTTTGAGCTGGGTCTGGAGGAGCTGCGGCAGAGCTGCGCCACCAGGATGCAGGCGGCGTCCCAGAAGGCGCAGCGAACCCAGCAGGTGCTTCAGATGCAG GTTCATCAGCTGcagcaggagaagaagaagctgcAGGAGGACTTTGCGCAGCTCCTGAAGGAGCGAGAGCAGCTGGAGGAGCGCTGCACCTCCTACGAACACGATAAAATCCAGCTGGGCCCGCGGCTGGAGGAGACAGAGTGGGAG GTGTGCCAAAAGTCAGGCGAGATCTCTCTACTGAAGCAGCAGCTGAAGGAGGCGCAGGTGGACCTGGCCCAGCGGGCGGGCGAGGTTGCGTCGCTGCGCGGGCAACTGCGTGACACATGCGGCGAGCTAAGCGGCGTCCAGGCCCTTCTGCAGGAAGCAGGCAGCGTCGCACGCTCTCGAGCCGCCGAACTGGAGGTGTGCGAGAACGAGCTGCAGCGCCGCAAGAGCGAGGCCGATCTGCTGCGGGAGAAAGCGGCACGCCTGGAGGGCGAGCTGTCCCACCTGCGGGAACCCGAGGGAGAGCGGGACGCCCTGCGGGGCCTGGCCGAGCACCTGCAGGGCGAGCTGGCTTTGGAGCGGCAGCGGGCCGAGAGGCAGGTGAGCGGATTCGAGGAGGAGAGGCAGACGTGGCAGGAAGAGAAGGACAAGGTGCTGCGCTACCAGCAGCAACTGCAGCAGAACTACGTGAGCATGTACCAAAACAACCGGCAGCTGGAGCTCCTCCTGAGGGACCTCAGCCAGGAGCTAGAGAGCCGCGaccacgacgacgacgacggcagCGGCAATGAGATAGTTTTCGATGAGGTCGCTGCCACAGAAATCTGA